The following coding sequences lie in one Streptococcus suis genomic window:
- a CDS encoding NAD(P)H-dependent glycerol-3-phosphate dehydrogenase: MTKQTIAVLGPGSWGTALAQVLNDNGHTVRIWGNIPEQIDEINEHHTNTRYFKDIVLDDKITGYKDLAETLNGVDAVLFVVPTKVTRLVAKQVAQALKHKVIVMHASKGLEPDSHKRLSEVLEEEIPADLRSEIVVVSGPSHAEETIVRDLTLISAASKDLTTASYVQNLFSNNYFRLYTNNDVIGVETAGALKNIIAVGAGALHGLGYGDNAKAAIIARGLTEITRLGVEMGANPLTYSGLSGVGDLIVTGTSVHSRNWRAGDLLGKGEKLEDIEANMGMVIEGISTTKAAYELAQELNVYMPITQAIYSVIYQGASIQDAIKEIMSGEFRHENEWV, from the coding sequence ATGACCAAACAAACCATTGCTGTCTTGGGACCAGGCTCATGGGGAACTGCCCTTGCCCAAGTTCTCAACGATAACGGTCATACTGTCCGTATTTGGGGAAATATCCCTGAACAAATTGACGAAATCAATGAACACCATACCAATACTCGCTACTTCAAGGATATTGTCCTAGATGATAAAATCACAGGCTACAAGGATTTAGCAGAAACCTTAAACGGTGTGGATGCAGTTCTATTCGTTGTGCCGACCAAGGTAACCCGTCTGGTTGCCAAGCAAGTGGCCCAAGCTCTCAAGCACAAGGTGATTGTCATGCATGCCTCAAAAGGTTTGGAACCTGATAGCCACAAACGCTTGTCAGAGGTCTTAGAAGAAGAAATTCCTGCAGATCTCCGTTCAGAAATCGTTGTGGTTTCTGGACCAAGCCATGCAGAAGAAACCATCGTCCGTGACTTGACCTTGATTTCTGCAGCTTCTAAGGATTTGACAACAGCCAGCTATGTACAGAACCTCTTCAGCAACAACTACTTCCGCCTCTACACTAATAACGATGTGATCGGCGTGGAAACAGCAGGAGCTTTGAAAAACATCATCGCTGTAGGTGCTGGCGCCCTTCACGGTCTGGGATATGGTGACAATGCCAAGGCAGCTATTATCGCTCGCGGTTTGACTGAAATCACCCGCCTCGGTGTAGAAATGGGAGCCAACCCACTGACCTATAGCGGACTTTCTGGTGTCGGTGACCTGATTGTAACTGGTACTTCCGTCCACTCTCGCAACTGGCGGGCTGGTGACCTACTCGGTAAAGGTGAGAAACTTGAAGACATCGAAGCCAACATGGGAATGGTTATTGAGGGAATTTCTACTACTAAGGCAGCTTACGAGTTGGCACAAGAATTGAATGTCTATATGCCAATCACTCAAGCCATCTATAGCGTGATTTATCAAGGCGCAAGCATCCAAGACGCGATTAAGGAAATCATGTCTGGTGAATTCCGTCATGAAAACGAGTGGGTTTAA
- the galU gene encoding UTP--glucose-1-phosphate uridylyltransferase produces the protein MTKKVRKAVIPAAGLGTRFLPATKALAKEMLPIVDKPTIQFIVEEALRSGIEDILVVTGKSKRSIEDHFDSNFELEYNLKEKGKNDLLKLVDETTGIRLHFIRQSHPRGLGDAVLQAKAFVGNEPFVVMLGDDLMDITDTKAVPLTKQLMNDYEKTHASTIAVMPVPHEEVSAYGVIAPQGEGVNGLYSVETFVEKPKPEDAPSDLAIIGRYLLTPEIFEILENQKPGAGNEIQLTDAIDTLNKTQRVFAREFKGNRYDVGDKFGFMKTSIDYALQHPQVKDDLKQYLIDLGKKLDTKKN, from the coding sequence ATGACAAAAAAAGTTAGAAAAGCCGTTATCCCAGCTGCTGGATTAGGAACTCGTTTCCTACCTGCTACTAAGGCTCTTGCCAAAGAAATGTTGCCAATCGTTGACAAACCAACCATCCAATTTATTGTTGAAGAAGCCCTCCGTTCTGGTATCGAAGATATTTTGGTGGTCACTGGTAAATCAAAACGTTCTATCGAAGACCATTTTGACTCAAACTTTGAGTTGGAGTACAACCTCAAAGAAAAAGGCAAAAATGATTTGTTGAAACTGGTTGATGAGACTACAGGTATTCGCCTCCACTTCATCCGTCAAAGCCACCCACGTGGACTTGGTGATGCCGTTCTTCAAGCTAAAGCATTTGTCGGGAACGAGCCATTTGTTGTCATGCTCGGCGATGACCTCATGGACATCACAGATACAAAAGCTGTCCCATTGACCAAGCAACTCATGAACGACTATGAAAAAACACACGCTTCTACCATTGCAGTTATGCCTGTTCCTCATGAAGAAGTTTCTGCATACGGTGTTATCGCTCCACAAGGTGAAGGTGTCAACGGTCTCTATAGTGTGGAAACCTTTGTGGAAAAACCAAAACCAGAAGATGCTCCTTCTGACCTGGCTATTATCGGACGCTACTTACTCACTCCTGAAATCTTTGAGATTTTAGAAAACCAAAAACCAGGTGCCGGGAACGAGATTCAATTGACAGATGCCATTGATACTCTGAACAAAACGCAACGCGTGTTTGCTCGTGAATTCAAAGGCAACCGTTACGATGTTGGGGATAAGTTCGGTTTCATGAAAACTTCTATCGACTACGCTCTCCAACACCCTCAAGTAAAAGATGATTTGAAACAATACTTGATCGATCTTGGTAAAAAATTAGATACAAAGAAAAACTAG
- a CDS encoding MarR family transcriptional regulator, with the protein MGHTIADFRNLLNQIEQISETIAKEYDVEHLAGPQGWALRFIAERSEAETFVKDIEAELKISKSVASNLVKRMEKNGFIQVLPSQVDKRYKQLVLTEKGQGKICHLKAFHEEMHHSLFWGIQKENFDLVKQVANQLKENIQHYKEKNHV; encoded by the coding sequence GTGGGACATACCATTGCAGATTTTCGGAACCTGCTCAATCAGATTGAACAAATCAGTGAAACTATTGCTAAAGAATACGATGTGGAGCACTTAGCTGGTCCACAGGGATGGGCCTTGCGTTTCATTGCGGAACGGTCGGAAGCCGAAACCTTTGTAAAAGATATAGAAGCGGAATTAAAGATTTCCAAATCCGTTGCCAGCAATCTGGTCAAGCGAATGGAGAAAAATGGCTTTATCCAAGTCCTGCCTTCTCAGGTTGACAAACGCTACAAGCAGTTGGTTTTGACAGAGAAAGGGCAAGGGAAAATCTGTCACCTGAAAGCCTTCCATGAAGAAATGCACCATTCACTTTTTTGGGGCATTCAAAAAGAGAACTTTGATTTGGTCAAACAGGTAGCTAATCAATTAAAAGAAAATATTCAACACTATAAGGAGAAGAATCATGTTTAA